From Musa acuminata AAA Group cultivar baxijiao chromosome BXJ3-8, Cavendish_Baxijiao_AAA, whole genome shotgun sequence, one genomic window encodes:
- the LOC135644027 gene encoding uncharacterized protein LOC135644027 isoform X2: MDLWQRAKGFAEEAAKRSQELTKGAARFSQEFVSETAKKSKEIASEAAKKADLLRSEALRAAEQIKTLAVDIPIPMPPTLGQGSNAAVVPEPRSDLERFGVTEELREFVKGITISTFRDFPMQDEPETSDVPTVSNVRQDLSEWQARHATLVLSTVKEISNFRYELCPRYMKERKFWRIYFILVDSHVALYEKQYMEELKKKEEQKQIDSVKENPTALPPTLPDAKETILPKSSTSLTAEDLDAFLLGDLGSDDEGLDDGKDGLDDDFDKIGSTSGLDSDSEKI, encoded by the exons ATGGATCTGTGGCAGCGGGCGAAGGGCTTCGCCGAGGAG GCGGCGAAGCGGTCGCAGGAGCTCACCAAGGGGGCCGCCAGGTTCTCGCAGGAGTTCGTCTCCGAGACGGCCAAGAAATCCAAGGAGATCGCTTCGGAGGCTGCCAAGAAGGCGGACCTGCTCCGGTCCGAGGCCCTCCGCGCCGCCGAACAGATCAAGACCCTCGCGGTCGACATCCCCATCCCGATGCCGCCCACCCTGGGCCAGGGGTCCAATGCGGCTGTTGTCCCTGAACCCAGGTCGGATCTCGAGAGGTTCGGGGTCACCGAAGAGCTGAGGGAGTTCGTGAAGGGGATCACGATCAGTACTTTCAGGGATTTCCCCATGCAAG ATGAGCCGGAGACATCAGACGTTCCCACTGTGTCGAATGTGAGGCAGGATCTTAGTGAATGGCAAGCAAGACATGCTACCCTTGTTCTGTCAACAGTGAAG GAAATATCAAATTTCAGGTATGAACTGTGCCCACGATATAtgaaggaaagaaaattctggcgGATATATTTTATTCTTGTGGATAGTCATGTGGCTCT CTACGAAAAGCAGTACATGGAGGagttgaagaagaaagaagaacaaaAGCAAATTGATAGTGTCAAGGAAAATCCAACAGCTCTCCCACCTACTTTACCAGACGCAAAAGAAACGATACTGCCAAAATCTTCTACCTCACTAACTGCAGAAGATTTGGATGCATTTCTTCTTGGAGATCTTGGAAGTGATGATGAGGGTCTCG ATGATGGCAAAGATGGTTTGGATGATGATTTTGATAAGATTGGGAGCACCTCG GGTTTAGATAGTGATAGTGAGAAAATCTAA
- the LOC135644027 gene encoding uncharacterized protein LOC135644027 isoform X1, whose translation MDLWQRAKGFAEEAAKRSQEISKEAAKRSQELTKGAARFSQEFVSETAKKSKEIASEAAKKADLLRSEALRAAEQIKTLAVDIPIPMPPTLGQGSNAAVVPEPRSDLERFGVTEELREFVKGITISTFRDFPMQDEPETSDVPTVSNVRQDLSEWQARHATLVLSTVKEISNFRYELCPRYMKERKFWRIYFILVDSHVALYEKQYMEELKKKEEQKQIDSVKENPTALPPTLPDAKETILPKSSTSLTAEDLDAFLLGDLGSDDEGLDDGKDGLDDDFDKIGSTSGLDSDSEKI comes from the exons ATGGATCTGTGGCAGCGGGCGAAGGGCTTCGCCGAGGAGGCGGCGAAGCGGTCGCAGGAGATCTCCAAGGAGGCGGCGAAGCGGTCGCAGGAGCTCACCAAGGGGGCCGCCAGGTTCTCGCAGGAGTTCGTCTCCGAGACGGCCAAGAAATCCAAGGAGATCGCTTCGGAGGCTGCCAAGAAGGCGGACCTGCTCCGGTCCGAGGCCCTCCGCGCCGCCGAACAGATCAAGACCCTCGCGGTCGACATCCCCATCCCGATGCCGCCCACCCTGGGCCAGGGGTCCAATGCGGCTGTTGTCCCTGAACCCAGGTCGGATCTCGAGAGGTTCGGGGTCACCGAAGAGCTGAGGGAGTTCGTGAAGGGGATCACGATCAGTACTTTCAGGGATTTCCCCATGCAAG ATGAGCCGGAGACATCAGACGTTCCCACTGTGTCGAATGTGAGGCAGGATCTTAGTGAATGGCAAGCAAGACATGCTACCCTTGTTCTGTCAACAGTGAAG GAAATATCAAATTTCAGGTATGAACTGTGCCCACGATATAtgaaggaaagaaaattctggcgGATATATTTTATTCTTGTGGATAGTCATGTGGCTCT CTACGAAAAGCAGTACATGGAGGagttgaagaagaaagaagaacaaaAGCAAATTGATAGTGTCAAGGAAAATCCAACAGCTCTCCCACCTACTTTACCAGACGCAAAAGAAACGATACTGCCAAAATCTTCTACCTCACTAACTGCAGAAGATTTGGATGCATTTCTTCTTGGAGATCTTGGAAGTGATGATGAGGGTCTCG ATGATGGCAAAGATGGTTTGGATGATGATTTTGATAAGATTGGGAGCACCTCG GGTTTAGATAGTGATAGTGAGAAAATCTAA